CTCCAGGCCGGCCAGCACCTGCAGGCCGTTGGCGCGGCCGACCTGCAGCACCGAATCGATCAGTGCCGCGCCGCGTTGCGAGGCGACCACGATCGGCACGCGCACGCTGCAGCGGGCCAGCGCGTCGAGCAGTTGCACGCCGTCCATGCCGGGCATTTCCAGGTCCACGATCAGCAGCCCCGGCGCCGGCCCCTGGGTCACCCGCGCCAGCGCCGCATGGCCGTCGTGCACGCCTTCCACCGCCTCCGCGCCCAGCCGCAGGCACAGCGCCAGCGCGTGCTCGCACTGGACCTGGCTGTCGTCGACGACCAGAACCGTTCCGAATTGGCTGAGCGTGGCGGTTTCGTGAACGAGCGGCATGCGGATGGCGTCCGTGGGCAAGGGCTGGGCGCGGCGCGGTGCGCCGCGCCGCGCGGGCGACTCAGGCGGCGATGCCCGCCTCCACGCCCGGCTCGATGCCGGCCATGGCGACGAACTCCTGGGTGGACAGCGCCGCATCGGCATCGAGCAGGATCACGAAGCGCTCGCCGACCTTGCCCATGCCGTGGATGAACTCGCGGCGGATGCCGGCGCCGAAGGCCGGGGCCGGGGCGATGTCGGCGGCGGCGATCTCCAGCACTTCGCTGACCGCGTCCACCAGCAGCCCCAGCACCTGGCGTTCGTTGCCGTTGGCGACTTCGACGATGACGATGCAGGTGCGCTTGGTGACCTCGCTGGCGGCGCGGCCGAAGCGCTGCTGCAGGTCCACCACCGGCACCACCGCGCCGCGCAGGTTGATCACCCCGCGCAGCGCCGGCGGCATCATCGGCACGTCGGTCGGCGTGCGGTACTCGATGATTTCCTTGATGCCGAGGATGCCGACCCCGAACATCTCCTTGCCGAGCAGGAAGGTCAGGAACTGGTCGGGCGCCAGGTCGGTGCCACCGAACGGCACGGAAGATTCGTGTGCGGTCATGGCCTGTCCTCAGAAGGTTTCGAAATGGGCTTCGTCCGGCGCGTCGCCGGCCAGCGCGAGATGGCTCTCGGCGAAGCGCGCCAGCGGCTTGCGCGCGGGCGCACGGGCAGCCTGCGCCGGCCTGCGCGCGGCCGCCGCCGGCGCGGCGCGGTGCGCCGGCCGCGACGGCGTGCCGCCGAGCTTGAAGAAGCTCATCAGCTGCTGCAGCTGCTCGGCCTGGCCGCTCATCTCCTCGGCGGTGGCGGCCAGTTCCTCGGAGTTGGACGCGGCCTGCTGGGTGGTCTGATTGAGCTGGCCGATCGCGGTGTTGATCTGGTTGACGCCCGAGGCCTGCTCTTCGGAGGCCGCGGTGATTTCCTGCACCAGGTCGGAGGTGCGCTTGATCGACGGCACCATCTCGTCCAGCAGCTTGCCGGCGTTCTCGGCCAGTTCGACGCTGGAGCCGGCGACGTCGCCGATCTCCTGCGCGGCCACCTGGGCGCGCTCGGCCAGCTTGCGCACTTCCGCGGCCACCACGGCGAAGCCCTTGCCGTGCTCGCCGGCGCGCGCCGCCTCGATGGCCGCGTTCAGCGCCAGCAGGTTGGTCTGGTAGGCGATGTCGTCGATGATGCCGATCTTCTGCGCGATCTGCTTCATCGCCTGCACCGTGGCGCGGACCGACTCGCCGCCGTCCATCGCCTGGCTGGAGGCCTTGCTGGCCATGCCGTCGGTGACCTTGGCGTTCTCGGTGTTCTGCCCGATCGAGGCGGTCATCTGCTCGATCGCCGCGCTGGTCTCTTCCACGCCGGCGGCCTGCTCGCTGGCGGCCTGGCTCAGCGCCTGCGCGGTGGAGCTGACTTCCTCCGAGGCGCTGGCCAGCGCTTCGGCGCTGCCGTTGACCTCGTTGACCACCTGCGACAGGCGCGCGATGGTGTCGTTGACGTAGTTCTTCATCTCCGCGTAGGCGCCGTCGTAGTGCTTGTCGATGTTCTGGGTCAGGTCGCCGTCGGCCATCGCGCCCATCACCCGCACCACGTCGCGGATGCTGTCGCCGGTGGTGCTCATCAGATCGTTGATGCCCTGGCCCATGTCGCGTTGGAAGCCGGCCAGGCCGTCGAGCGAGACGCGCTGCGAGAAGTCGCCGCGGTTGGCGGCGGCGACCGCCTGCCGCTGGCCGTTGATGATCGCCTTGAGCCGTTCCACCATGGTGCGGATCGCATACAGCGCGCTGCTGGTATCGCCGCTACGGGTCCGCACGTCCAGGTCGATCTCGCCGCGGGCCACGGCGTTGGCGATCTCGGCCACGTAGGCCGGCTCGCCGCCGAGCAATTTGCTCAGGGAGCGCACGATGAACACCGAGACGCCGATGCCGAGCAGGACCGACAGCGCGATCGCCGAGATGATCAGCGTGCGCGAGCTGGCGTAGAGCACGTCGGCGGCGCTGCTCGCGGCTTCGCCGCCGTTGGTGTTGAGCTCGACCAGCTTGGCCAGCGAATCGGCGGTGCCGCGATAGATCTGGCGCTGTTCGCCGTTGAGCAAGGCCAGCGCCTCGTCCTTCTTTTGCTGGTGCGAAAGATCCAGGACCTGCTTGTGCAGTTCCAGGTAGCGGTCGAACTTCTTGGAGAAGTCCTCGTAGATCGCGCGCTCCTCCGGCGTGGAGATCAGCTTGGCGTAGGTCTGCCGGTTCTTGGCGAAGGCGTCCGCCACCTGCTGCATGCGGATGTCGTAGTCCTGCATTTCGGCCGGAGCGCGGTTGATGACGTGCTGCAGTTCGTACAGGCGCAGCTGGTTGAAGCGGCCGGTCATTTCCTCGATGTTGCGGATGCTGGGCATCCAGTTGCCGGCGATATCGGTGGAGGCCTGGTTGATCTTGTTCATCTGCAGCATGGCAAAGATGCCCATCCCGAGCATCAGCAACAGCACCACCCCGAAGCTCAAGCCGATACGGGTCGCGATTTTCAAGTTTCCGAACATGTCATGCTCTCTCTGTTGCCGCGCTCGCCTTGGGCCACGCGTGCTGGATGGATGGGTGTTGCGTTTAGGTCAAAAACGTTGGAAGTCGCTTTCGTCCGGCGTCGACACCAGCGCCAGCCCGCCATCGCCGTAGCTGAACGAACGTGCGCGCTGTGTGGCGGATGGCTTCGCGGTCTTGCGCGGTGTCGCCGGCGCGCGCCGCAGGACCGGCGCCTGGCTGGTGCGGAAGAAGCTCATCAGCTGTTGCAGCTGCTCGGCCTGGCTGCTCATTTCCTCGGCGGTAGCGGCCAGTTCCTCGGAATTGGACGCGGCCTGCTGGGTGGTCTGGTTGAGCTGGCCGACCGCGGCGTTGATCTGGCCGACGCCGGAGGTCTGTTCCTCGGAGGCGGCGGTGATCTCCTGCACCAGGTCGGAGGTGCGCCGGATCGACGGCACCATCTGGTCGAGTAGCTTGCCGGCGTTCTCGGCCAGCTCGACGCTGGAGCTGGCGACGTCGCCGATCTCCTGCGCGGCGATCTGGCTGCGCTCGGCCAGCTTGCGCACTTCCGCGGCGACCACGGCGAAGCCCTTGCCGTGCTCGCCGGCGCGCGCCGCTTCGATGGCCGCGTTCAGCGCCAGCAGGTTGGTCTGGTAGGCGATGTCGTCGATGATGCCGATCTTCTGCGCGATCTGCTTCATCGCCGCGACCGTGGAACGTACCGCTTCGCCGCCCTCGCTGGCCTCGCGCGCCGCCTTGGCCGCCATGCCGTCGGTGACCTTGGCGTTCTCGGTGTTCTGCGCGATCGAGGCGCTCATCTGCTCCAGCGCCGCGCTGGTTTCCTCCACGCCGGCCGCCTGCTCGCTGGCGGCGTGGCTCAGCGACTGCGCGGTGGCGCTGACTTCCTCCGAGGCGCTGGCCAGCGCCTCGGCGTTGACGTTGACCTCGCCGACCACCTGCGCCAGGCGCGCGACGGTGGCGTTGATGCTGTCGCACAGTTCCTTCAGCTGGCCCTGGCAGGCGCTGTCGGCGGTGCGGGTCAGGTCGCCATCCTCGATCGCCTTGAGCACCTGGCGCACGTCGTTCAGCGGGCCGATCAGCGCATCCAGGGTCTGGTTGACGCCGTCGACGATGCGGCGGAAGTCGCCGTGATGCAGGCTGGCGTCGGCGCGCACGTCGAGGCGGCCGGCGCCGGCCGCGTCGACCAGCAGGTCGGTGTCGCGGATCAGCGCGCGCAGGTTGGCGCGCACCTGCTCGACGGTGTCGTTGATGAACGCCTTCTTGCCCGG
The Xanthomonas sp. AM6 DNA segment above includes these coding regions:
- a CDS encoding chemotaxis protein CheW, whose product is MTAHESSVPFGGTDLAPDQFLTFLLGKEMFGVGILGIKEIIEYRTPTDVPMMPPALRGVINLRGAVVPVVDLQQRFGRAASEVTKRTCIVIVEVANGNERQVLGLLVDAVSEVLEIAAADIAPAPAFGAGIRREFIHGMGKVGERFVILLDADAALSTQEFVAMAGIEPGVEAGIAA
- a CDS encoding methyl-accepting chemotaxis protein, encoding MFGNLKIATRIGLSFGVVLLLMLGMGIFAMLQMNKINQASTDIAGNWMPSIRNIEEMTGRFNQLRLYELQHVINRAPAEMQDYDIRMQQVADAFAKNRQTYAKLISTPEERAIYEDFSKKFDRYLELHKQVLDLSHQQKKDEALALLNGEQRQIYRGTADSLAKLVELNTNGGEAASSAADVLYASSRTLIISAIALSVLLGIGVSVFIVRSLSKLLGGEPAYVAEIANAVARGEIDLDVRTRSGDTSSALYAIRTMVERLKAIINGQRQAVAAANRGDFSQRVSLDGLAGFQRDMGQGINDLMSTTGDSIRDVVRVMGAMADGDLTQNIDKHYDGAYAEMKNYVNDTIARLSQVVNEVNGSAEALASASEEVSSTAQALSQAASEQAAGVEETSAAIEQMTASIGQNTENAKVTDGMASKASSQAMDGGESVRATVQAMKQIAQKIGIIDDIAYQTNLLALNAAIEAARAGEHGKGFAVVAAEVRKLAERAQVAAQEIGDVAGSSVELAENAGKLLDEMVPSIKRTSDLVQEITAASEEQASGVNQINTAIGQLNQTTQQAASNSEELAATAEEMSGQAEQLQQLMSFFKLGGTPSRPAHRAAPAAAARRPAQAARAPARKPLARFAESHLALAGDAPDEAHFETF
- a CDS encoding methyl-accepting chemotaxis protein — its product is MSNALSLSSKLWIGSAVAVLLPLAASATGFALALPPGQILALAVAAAVLGGAVLAYVAHAISRSLRIATTTLTRFARGNFDVVMPTVRNDQACEILLALREVQSGVRQIGDEIERMSREHDAGDIDVVIDSQRFEGDFRNIADGINRMVAGHIAVKKKAMACVAEFGRGNFQAPLESFPGKKAFINDTIEQVRRNLLGLIAQMNHMSAEHDAGDIDVSIDSTRFDGDFRTMADGINRMVAGHIAVKKQAMACVAEFGRGNFDAPLERFPGKKAFINDTVEQVRANLRALIRDTDLLVDAAGAGRLDVRADASLHHGDFRRIVDGVNQTLDALIGPLNDVRQVLKAIEDGDLTRTADSACQGQLKELCDSINATVARLAQVVGEVNVNAEALASASEEVSATAQSLSHAASEQAAGVEETSAALEQMSASIAQNTENAKVTDGMAAKAAREASEGGEAVRSTVAAMKQIAQKIGIIDDIAYQTNLLALNAAIEAARAGEHGKGFAVVAAEVRKLAERSQIAAQEIGDVASSSVELAENAGKLLDQMVPSIRRTSDLVQEITAASEEQTSGVGQINAAVGQLNQTTQQAASNSEELAATAEEMSSQAEQLQQLMSFFRTSQAPVLRRAPATPRKTAKPSATQRARSFSYGDGGLALVSTPDESDFQRF